From a region of the Mesomycoplasma ovipneumoniae ATCC 29419 genome:
- a CDS encoding S8 family serine peptidase encodes MVKKFKKLKKFTLYLFGFASIPLIYSSLFINWNNNKQYWYSTNFSSKIVVREPFIKKLNKSSKVENLDNNFELKLLLNPDFLDTEPKKITSFNINFLEKIKKSDLRYKEAKYSEMLPIVWFYFDTENDREFFVKNSLKNSTISRFIVYKNEEKDKQTGHVETLDDNNPLNNNDNYHSLFRESSNKNISIVNFQKQAAKDSENQDKATSKVGAIEFLDKFDQNFNIYFNENQLNINDLVSNRPKQAEKPYHSTLVSLILGGKAGVDKKSDLYLSIFKTDAEWHKAIEWMATKDVRVINHSYGNKLVDFKDYNENAYLLDFLARKYGVINVFAAGNGADKIDEDEFGRNKADDNPWIDDRSLSLNSIVVGALQDNSSNSNIAKNEIAPYSNFKTGDEYLQFAKPLVVAPGQIYNVLDDKNQSDQSKKYVSGTSYAAPIVTGLISTLLRGKPLWVRDDFRVPVIKSILSVSAISPNHIDLDKKDSGYYEKYGAGTPDFEKMKEAVDNISFIFGNKENEGEVIFTGNRFWVNSNETIKASLSWNFNAGMLKNNEKGQNISGWWWFLPAITRNVSHDWLPLEVTKKRQGGAFVSDYDLYLQKLNSNGDWVDVARSNSILSNNELIDFKSNESAYYRIYVKNYRSSVFENSEDDRIVASYLVHNEN; translated from the coding sequence GTGGTTAAAAAATTTAAAAAGTTAAAAAAGTTTACCTTATATTTGTTTGGTTTTGCTTCAATTCCATTAATATACAGTTCGCTCTTTATAAATTGAAATAATAATAAGCAATATTGATATTCTACAAATTTTAGTAGTAAAATTGTTGTAAGAGAGCCTTTTATTAAAAAGTTAAATAAATCGTCAAAAGTTGAAAATCTAGATAATAATTTTGAATTGAAATTATTATTAAACCCTGACTTTTTAGATACCGAACCTAAAAAAATAACTTCTTTTAATATTAATTTTTTAGAAAAAATTAAGAAGTCAGACTTAAGATATAAAGAAGCAAAATACAGCGAAATGTTACCAATTGTCTGGTTTTATTTTGACACTGAAAATGATCGAGAATTTTTTGTTAAAAATTCCTTAAAAAATTCTACTATCAGTCGATTTATTGTTTATAAAAATGAAGAAAAAGACAAACAAACAGGACATGTTGAAACGTTAGATGACAATAATCCGTTAAATAATAATGATAATTATCATTCACTTTTTAGGGAGTCGTCAAATAAAAATATTTCAATAGTAAATTTTCAAAAACAAGCAGCAAAAGACAGTGAAAATCAAGATAAAGCCACCTCAAAGGTTGGTGCTATAGAATTTTTAGACAAATTTGACCAAAATTTTAATATATATTTTAATGAAAATCAATTAAATATAAACGATCTAGTCTCAAATAGACCCAAGCAAGCCGAAAAACCATATCATTCAACGCTAGTCTCATTAATTTTAGGTGGCAAAGCAGGTGTTGATAAAAAGTCGGATTTGTATTTATCAATATTTAAAACAGATGCTGAATGGCACAAAGCAATCGAATGAATGGCTACTAAAGATGTAAGGGTAATAAATCACAGTTATGGAAATAAACTTGTAGACTTTAAAGACTACAACGAAAATGCATATTTACTTGATTTTTTAGCAAGAAAATATGGCGTAATTAATGTCTTTGCTGCAGGCAATGGCGCTGATAAAATTGACGAAGATGAATTTGGCAGAAATAAAGCTGATGATAATCCATGAATTGATGATAGAAGCTTGTCGCTAAATTCAATAGTGGTTGGTGCACTTCAAGATAATTCTAGTAATTCTAATATTGCAAAAAATGAAATAGCGCCTTATTCTAATTTTAAAACTGGTGATGAATACTTGCAATTTGCTAAACCCTTAGTAGTAGCTCCAGGTCAGATTTATAATGTTCTTGATGATAAAAATCAATCTGACCAAAGCAAAAAATATGTAAGTGGAACTAGTTATGCAGCCCCTATTGTAACCGGACTAATATCAACACTTTTAAGAGGAAAACCACTTTGAGTTCGTGATGATTTTAGAGTTCCAGTAATAAAATCTATTCTTTCTGTTTCTGCAATAAGCCCAAATCATATTGATTTGGATAAAAAAGATAGTGGTTATTATGAAAAGTACGGGGCTGGAACCCCTGATTTTGAAAAAATGAAAGAAGCAGTAGATAATATTAGTTTTATTTTCGGCAATAAAGAAAATGAGGGCGAAGTTATTTTTACTGGCAATAGGTTCTGAGTTAATTCAAATGAGACAATTAAGGCCTCCTTGTCTTGAAACTTTAACGCTGGAATGCTAAAAAATAACGAAAAAGGCCAAAATATATCTGGCTGATGGTGATTTTTACCGGCAATCACTAGAAATGTTAGCCACGATTGATTACCGTTAGAGGTAACAAAAAAACGACAAGGTGGTGCTTTTGTTTCAGATTATGATCTTTACTTACAAAAATTAAATTCAAATGGCGATTGAGTTGATGTTGCAAGATCTAATAGCATCCTGAGCAACAATGAATTAATAGATTTTAAGTCAAACGAATCTGCCTATTATCG